The proteins below come from a single Arthrobacter crystallopoietes genomic window:
- a CDS encoding diacylglycerol/lipid kinase family protein produces the protein METQWMVGLVVVIAAVVFLVSWLSVRHLPARRAAAVPGVPVEALDARAQRVAVILNPVKNDAELAREKIRMACTAAGWPEPMVFETTIEDPGHTQTRRALEAGADVVLAGGGDGTVRVVTGELAGTNTPFGLVPLGTGNLLARNLGINPGQLDANILTALHGSDRRIDTATITLENSVTGSSITESFLVIAGIGLDAQVLADTKDDLKRKYGWLAYSEAGVRNLPGKRKKVTISIDDGPAHTRSIRSILFANCGKLPAGIDFIPSATVDDGELDIVVMSPRNALGWIRIAAKTLLRHNARIPVIDYYRGRKVTVTAHEPMGTQLDGDLSGDVTSLTVQVRPSALSVRVDPQTLAEVGAAAGNNRRTA, from the coding sequence ATGGAGACTCAGTGGATGGTTGGCCTCGTCGTTGTTATCGCCGCGGTGGTTTTTCTCGTGAGCTGGCTCAGTGTGCGCCACCTGCCGGCCCGGCGGGCAGCCGCGGTTCCAGGCGTGCCGGTGGAAGCCCTTGATGCCAGGGCGCAGCGCGTGGCAGTGATCCTCAACCCCGTGAAGAACGACGCCGAATTAGCCCGGGAGAAGATCCGGATGGCTTGCACCGCGGCCGGGTGGCCGGAGCCGATGGTCTTCGAGACAACAATTGAGGACCCGGGACACACGCAGACACGGCGGGCGCTGGAAGCCGGCGCCGACGTTGTCCTGGCTGGCGGCGGCGACGGAACGGTCCGCGTAGTTACCGGCGAGCTGGCCGGGACGAACACACCCTTCGGCCTGGTGCCGCTGGGCACCGGAAACCTGCTGGCCCGCAACCTCGGCATCAACCCCGGACAACTGGACGCGAACATCCTCACGGCCCTGCACGGTTCGGACCGCCGGATCGACACCGCGACCATCACGCTCGAGAATTCGGTGACCGGCAGCAGCATTACGGAGAGCTTCCTGGTGATCGCCGGCATCGGGCTGGACGCCCAGGTCCTCGCGGACACCAAGGACGATCTCAAACGCAAATACGGTTGGCTGGCCTACTCCGAAGCGGGCGTACGGAATCTGCCCGGCAAACGCAAAAAAGTCACCATCAGTATCGACGACGGTCCGGCCCACACCCGCAGTATCCGCAGCATCCTGTTTGCCAACTGCGGCAAACTGCCGGCAGGCATCGACTTCATCCCGTCGGCCACGGTGGACGACGGCGAACTGGACATCGTGGTGATGAGCCCGCGCAACGCCCTAGGCTGGATCCGGATTGCCGCCAAGACGCTGCTGCGGCACAACGCCCGGATCCCGGTCATCGACTATTACCGAGGGCGCAAGGTCACGGTGACGGCCCATGAACCGATGGGCACCCAGCTCGACGGGGATCTCTCGGGCGACGTGACATCACTGACCGTCCAGGTCCGGCCCTCCGCGCTCAGCGTGCGGGTGGATCCGCAGACCCTGGCGGAGGTTGGCGCCGCAGCCGGCAACAACCGCCGGACGGCCTGA
- a CDS encoding HAD family hydrolase, translating to MTTTADNAIAGIEDQQKNTGRNSTQTHNQVRKMVCLDVDGTLVNHDGHMSAAVREAAQAVVDSGHEVVVSTGRSLNATLPIIELIGLTKGFAVCSNGGVTLRIDTGLENGYEVIDRVTFEPGPALRALRTKLPTAKFALEDDEGKFLSTERFQDASFGVEAVGVDFETMLEASAVRVVVFSTENTPEEFKEAIDNAGLHGVTYSVGWTAWLDIAANGVTKASALETLRRQLKVDPAQTVAMGDGRNDIEMLDWAARGVAMGQAPEEVIAVAHEVTGTVDEDGAAPILRSLLA from the coding sequence ATGACAACTACAGCTGATAATGCGATTGCTGGCATCGAAGACCAGCAAAAGAATACGGGCCGGAATTCCACACAGACGCACAACCAGGTGCGGAAAATGGTCTGCCTGGATGTGGACGGCACACTCGTGAACCACGACGGGCACATGAGCGCTGCCGTTCGCGAGGCCGCGCAGGCGGTGGTCGATTCGGGCCATGAAGTGGTGGTCTCGACCGGCCGCTCGCTGAACGCCACGCTGCCGATCATCGAACTCATCGGCCTGACCAAGGGGTTCGCCGTCTGCTCCAACGGCGGTGTGACCCTGCGGATCGATACCGGCTTGGAGAATGGCTACGAGGTCATCGACCGCGTCACCTTCGAACCGGGTCCGGCACTGCGTGCCCTGCGCACGAAACTGCCCACCGCCAAGTTCGCCCTTGAGGACGATGAGGGCAAATTCCTCTCGACCGAGCGCTTCCAGGACGCCAGCTTCGGGGTTGAGGCTGTCGGCGTGGACTTCGAGACCATGCTGGAAGCATCGGCGGTGCGCGTGGTGGTGTTCAGTACCGAGAACACGCCCGAAGAATTCAAGGAAGCCATCGACAATGCGGGCCTGCACGGCGTGACCTACTCGGTGGGTTGGACCGCCTGGCTGGATATCGCGGCCAACGGCGTCACCAAGGCCAGCGCGCTGGAAACCCTGCGGCGCCAGCTCAAGGTGGACCCGGCCCAGACCGTCGCTATGGGGGACGGTCGCAACGATATCGAAATGCTCGACTGGGCAGCCCGCGGTGTTGCCATGGGCCAGGCGCCGGAGGAAGTCATCGCCGTCGCCCATGAAGTGACCGGAACAGTAGACGAAGACGGCGCGGCCCCGATCCTGCGCAGCCTGCTCGCCTAA
- a CDS encoding inorganic diphosphatase: protein MQHDVTIEIPKGSRVKYEIDHETHRLRLDRVLFTSMQYPTHYGYFEDTLGEDGDPLDALVMLQDFDLLPGVLVESRPIAVFNMTDDGGGDAKVLCVPSDKRFDHIQELSDVPEFLVKEIEHFFTRYKDLEPGKWVKAEGWSDRAAAEAELEASIKRFAALGDESAPDEPQGRDVEEGTASSSEAQGR, encoded by the coding sequence ATGCAGCACGATGTGACCATCGAGATCCCCAAGGGATCGCGCGTCAAGTACGAGATCGACCACGAGACGCACCGCCTCCGCCTGGACCGCGTTCTCTTCACCTCCATGCAGTACCCCACGCACTACGGCTACTTCGAGGACACCCTGGGTGAAGACGGCGATCCGCTGGACGCACTGGTCATGCTGCAGGATTTCGACCTGCTGCCGGGCGTGCTGGTTGAGTCCCGCCCGATCGCCGTGTTCAACATGACCGACGACGGCGGCGGGGACGCCAAGGTGCTGTGCGTACCCTCCGACAAGCGCTTCGACCACATCCAGGAACTCTCCGACGTCCCGGAGTTCCTGGTCAAGGAGATCGAGCACTTCTTCACCCGCTATAAGGATCTTGAGCCGGGCAAGTGGGTCAAGGCCGAGGGCTGGTCCGACCGCGCAGCCGCCGAGGCCGAACTGGAAGCTTCCATCAAGCGCTTCGCCGCACTCGGCGACGAGTCCGCTCCGGACGAGCCTCAGGGCCGCGACGTCGAGGAAGGCACCGCCAGCAGTTCAGAGGCACAGGGCCGCTAG
- a CDS encoding peptidase E codes for MAAEQPTILATSGGYKAGSRTRLEFNHLVHHAVELSGASGRAPKITHLGTAGGDQRWYAAELDEAARVAGFELSHLNLFSMPNIGNMEEHLLGQDVVWVNGGSVANLLAVWRVHGLDTIFRQVWEAGVVLAGVSAGSICWFRGGTTDSFGPELRAVTNGLALLPYDNGVHYDSEAERRPLVHQLVSSGTLGETHCTDDGVGLVYRGTELSEAVTEVKGKLAYRVTAKAGDGPEAVAAEEPIEPRYLG; via the coding sequence ATGGCCGCTGAGCAGCCCACCATTCTGGCCACTTCGGGTGGCTACAAAGCAGGATCCCGCACCCGGTTGGAGTTCAACCACCTGGTCCACCACGCCGTCGAGCTATCCGGCGCCAGCGGACGGGCACCGAAGATCACGCACTTGGGAACGGCGGGCGGCGACCAACGCTGGTACGCGGCCGAACTCGACGAGGCCGCCCGGGTCGCCGGCTTCGAGCTGTCCCATCTGAACCTGTTCAGCATGCCCAACATCGGCAACATGGAGGAGCACCTGCTGGGCCAGGACGTGGTCTGGGTGAACGGCGGATCAGTGGCCAACCTCCTGGCCGTGTGGCGGGTCCACGGACTGGATACGATCTTCCGCCAGGTCTGGGAAGCGGGCGTGGTGCTGGCAGGTGTGTCCGCCGGTTCCATCTGCTGGTTCCGCGGCGGCACCACGGATTCGTTCGGCCCGGAACTGCGTGCCGTCACCAACGGCCTGGCGCTGCTTCCCTATGACAATGGTGTCCATTACGACTCGGAAGCCGAACGCCGGCCCCTGGTCCACCAGTTGGTCAGCAGCGGCACTCTCGGCGAAACCCACTGCACCGACGACGGCGTGGGGCTGGTTTACCGCGGCACCGAACTTTCGGAGGCGGTCACCGAGGTCAAGGGCAAACTGGCCTACCGGGTCACAGCCAAGGCCGGGGACGGCCCTGAAGCCGTAGCGGCAGAGGAACCGATCGAGCCGCGCTACCTGGGCTGA
- a CDS encoding DUF1761 domain-containing protein, which produces MIPEINFWAVLVATLSTMVVGSIWYTPKVFGSYWMRVAKVSPSGEAKDAVKPILITLVVSFISAWVLAGAAAIAQEFYGGSFLWNTVLTAVILWAGFTAARFITHDAFEGRPAGLTVLNCAHELVTYVIMALIIGLFGISAA; this is translated from the coding sequence ATGATTCCGGAGATCAATTTCTGGGCCGTGCTGGTGGCAACGCTGTCCACCATGGTAGTCGGATCCATCTGGTACACGCCCAAGGTGTTCGGCAGCTACTGGATGCGCGTGGCCAAGGTGAGCCCCAGTGGTGAAGCCAAGGACGCGGTCAAACCAATCCTGATCACGTTGGTGGTCAGCTTCATCAGCGCCTGGGTGCTCGCGGGCGCGGCGGCCATCGCGCAGGAGTTTTACGGCGGCAGTTTCCTCTGGAACACCGTGCTCACTGCGGTGATTTTGTGGGCCGGTTTCACCGCGGCACGGTTCATCACCCACGACGCCTTCGAGGGCCGGCCCGCCGGGCTGACCGTCCTGAACTGCGCCCACGAACTGGTCACCTACGTGATCATGGCGCTGATCATCGGCCTGTTCGGCATCAGCGCGGCCTAA
- the pheA gene encoding prephenate dehydratase — MSGTYTFLGPEGTFTEAALLQVPGAAVAHRIPAANVSGALELIRTGAADAAMVPIENSVEGGVSATLDAIATGEPLQILREELVPIRFVLVARPGLALADIKAVSTHTHAWAQCRRWSEANIPQAAYLPGSSTAAAAVGLLADNCPYDAAICSPLVAEQRGLHVLAEDVGDISDAVTRFILVSRPNGLPEPTGSDKTTLVVPLPEDRPGALMEILEQFGTRGVNLSRIESRPTGQFLGDYFFSFDVEGHLAEQRVADAVRGLHRISPDTRFLGSYPRADGRAYAVPRHNQDKAFREAHEWVQRLLQPA; from the coding sequence ATGAGCGGTACCTATACCTTCCTGGGTCCCGAGGGCACCTTCACCGAAGCTGCCCTGCTGCAGGTCCCGGGGGCCGCCGTGGCGCACCGCATACCGGCGGCCAATGTCAGCGGCGCCCTCGAACTGATCCGCACCGGTGCGGCGGATGCCGCCATGGTGCCCATCGAAAATTCCGTAGAAGGTGGCGTCAGCGCCACGCTTGATGCCATAGCGACGGGGGAACCGCTGCAGATCCTGCGGGAAGAGCTGGTTCCCATCCGCTTCGTGTTAGTGGCCCGTCCGGGACTGGCGCTTGCCGACATCAAGGCTGTTTCCACCCATACCCATGCCTGGGCCCAGTGCCGTAGGTGGAGCGAAGCCAATATTCCCCAAGCTGCATATCTGCCGGGATCCTCCACCGCCGCCGCTGCTGTGGGACTGCTCGCCGATAATTGCCCCTACGACGCGGCCATCTGCTCGCCGCTGGTGGCAGAACAGCGTGGCCTCCACGTGCTGGCAGAAGATGTCGGCGACATTTCCGATGCTGTCACACGCTTCATCCTGGTAAGCCGGCCCAACGGGCTGCCTGAGCCCACCGGATCCGACAAGACCACGCTGGTGGTCCCGCTGCCCGAGGATCGTCCGGGCGCACTGATGGAAATCCTGGAACAGTTCGGCACCCGCGGAGTCAACTTGAGCCGGATCGAGTCGCGGCCTACCGGCCAGTTCTTGGGCGACTACTTTTTCAGCTTCGACGTTGAGGGACACCTCGCCGAGCAGCGCGTGGCCGACGCCGTCCGGGGACTGCACCGGATCAGTCCGGATACCCGCTTTCTGGGGTCGTATCCCCGCGCCGACGGCCGCGCTTACGCAGTGCCCCGGCACAATCAAGACAAAGCATTCCGTGAGGCGCATGAATGGGTCCAGCGCCTGCTGCAGCCGGCCTGA
- a CDS encoding ABC1 kinase family protein, with protein sequence MDLQLLRDGFVSGLGTAVALIAAALTLLLLAWLAATIARRVLGVPVGWPRSMVVGVFMILSFSAMSRYLYDAADLGSVDGSQLNVPAAVVLMFLVLAVAWVFAIGVAVLVGLEVAFPTGSLPKLTSFFSGWRARRQRAKRYTDVVRIAFKHGLGSQLRGLTRNTRNADEEETALHLRLALNEAGVTFVKLGQMLSTRRDVLSEPYIRELSKLQTHAEPEPWSAIRPAIGKYLGRDLDEVFSWVNPEPLASASVAQVHEGTLLSGQVVVLKVQRPSALRQVRRDIDIVLRMARWLDRTAPWARSLGINNLAQGFADSLREELNYRVELENMRSVTAALAESGIEDVLVPHAYEEFSGSRLLVMDKLDGLPISHSHHLLAAMQPVQRNGVAEKLLKATLSQIVDTGVFHADLHPGNIFLRADGGVGLLDFGSVGRLDPGTRQSLGTLLYAVEKDDGVSATDALIELLDRPDELDERALERGVGQLLTRYRTGFGAHGSRSMFSVLLNLLVQHGFAVPPQIAAAFRALAALEGTLGQISPDFDVVAAARAEGKRIMGRQFKPGNLKDQLESRMLQLLPLLDRMPRRINKLTEDLEQGRFSMNVRMLADNRDRHFLDTLVQQVVVALLASAATLGAIVLIASDTGPMLTENVRMHAFFGYTLLFAGFVLSLRAVALVFRRHPESTNRDI encoded by the coding sequence ATGGATCTGCAGCTGCTACGCGATGGTTTTGTCTCCGGGCTCGGGACTGCCGTCGCGCTCATTGCCGCCGCCCTGACACTGCTTCTGCTGGCCTGGCTGGCTGCCACCATTGCCCGCCGGGTCCTCGGCGTACCGGTCGGCTGGCCGCGCTCCATGGTGGTGGGCGTGTTCATGATTCTGTCCTTCTCGGCCATGTCCAGATACCTCTACGACGCGGCAGACCTGGGCAGCGTGGACGGCAGCCAACTGAACGTTCCGGCCGCCGTCGTACTGATGTTTTTGGTGCTCGCCGTGGCGTGGGTCTTCGCGATCGGCGTCGCCGTGCTGGTAGGGCTGGAAGTTGCCTTTCCCACTGGTTCGCTGCCGAAACTCACCAGCTTCTTCTCCGGCTGGCGCGCCCGGCGGCAGCGGGCCAAGCGCTACACCGACGTGGTGCGGATTGCCTTCAAGCACGGGCTCGGTTCGCAGCTGCGCGGGCTGACGCGCAACACCCGGAACGCCGACGAGGAAGAAACGGCGCTGCACCTGCGGCTGGCCCTGAACGAGGCGGGCGTGACGTTCGTGAAGCTGGGCCAGATGCTCTCGACCCGCCGCGACGTCCTGTCCGAGCCGTACATCCGGGAGCTGTCCAAACTGCAGACCCACGCCGAGCCCGAACCATGGTCGGCAATCCGGCCCGCCATCGGCAAATACCTCGGCCGGGACCTGGACGAAGTCTTCTCCTGGGTCAATCCGGAACCGCTCGCGTCGGCGTCCGTGGCCCAGGTCCACGAGGGCACGCTGCTCTCCGGGCAGGTAGTGGTCCTGAAGGTGCAACGGCCCTCGGCGCTCCGGCAGGTGCGCCGGGACATCGACATTGTGCTGCGCATGGCCCGCTGGCTGGACCGCACCGCGCCCTGGGCCCGCTCGCTGGGCATTAACAACCTGGCGCAGGGATTCGCGGACTCGCTGCGGGAGGAACTGAACTACCGCGTGGAGCTGGAGAACATGCGCAGCGTGACGGCCGCACTGGCCGAGTCCGGCATCGAGGACGTTCTGGTCCCGCATGCCTATGAGGAGTTCTCAGGCAGCCGCCTGCTGGTGATGGACAAGCTGGACGGCCTGCCCATCTCCCACTCCCATCACCTGCTGGCCGCGATGCAGCCGGTCCAGCGCAATGGTGTCGCCGAAAAACTGCTCAAGGCCACGCTGAGCCAGATCGTGGACACCGGGGTGTTCCACGCAGACCTGCACCCGGGCAACATCTTCCTGCGCGCCGACGGCGGCGTCGGCCTGCTGGATTTCGGTTCCGTTGGGCGGCTGGATCCAGGCACCCGCCAGTCGCTGGGGACACTGTTGTACGCGGTGGAGAAGGACGACGGCGTTTCCGCTACGGACGCCCTGATCGAGCTGCTGGACCGACCGGATGAACTCGACGAACGGGCACTCGAGCGCGGCGTCGGCCAGCTGCTGACCCGCTACCGCACCGGGTTCGGCGCGCATGGCAGCCGCAGCATGTTTTCGGTACTGCTCAATCTCCTGGTGCAGCACGGATTCGCGGTGCCGCCGCAGATCGCCGCGGCCTTCCGCGCGCTGGCCGCCCTCGAGGGGACGCTGGGGCAGATCAGCCCGGATTTCGACGTCGTTGCCGCGGCCCGCGCCGAAGGCAAGCGCATCATGGGCCGGCAGTTCAAACCGGGCAACCTCAAGGACCAGCTGGAAAGCCGGATGCTGCAGCTGCTGCCGCTGCTGGACCGCATGCCGCGCCGCATCAACAAGCTGACCGAGGACCTGGAGCAGGGCCGCTTCTCCATGAATGTGCGGATGCTGGCCGATAACCGCGACCGGCATTTCCTGGACACGCTGGTCCAGCAGGTGGTGGTGGCGCTGCTGGCCAGTGCGGCGACCCTGGGCGCGATTGTGCTCATTGCCAGCGATACCGGTCCAATGCTCACGGAAAACGTCCGGATGCACGCGTTCTTCGGCTACACGCTGCTCTTTGCCGGGTTTGTCCTCTCGCTGCGGGCCGTGGCCCTGGTGTTCCGCCGGCATCCCGAAAGCACCAACCGGGACATCTGA
- the serS gene encoding serine--tRNA ligase, protein MIDVNELRANPEIFRASQRARGADDSLIDAVISADSARREAITRYESLRAEQNAFGKKVAQAKGEEKQALLAEVKELAASVKAAQAESDAAQTEQESLLRRIPNLIEDGVPAGGEDDFEVIKTVGKPRDFGPDGFEPRDHLEIGELLGAIDMERGAKVSGARFYFLKGVGARLELALLNMAMDQAIAAGFTPMITPTLVRPETMQGTGFDVAHDDEIYRLADDDLYLVGTSEVPLAGYHGDEILDLAGGPLRYAGWSSCYRREAGSHGKDTRGIIRVHQFNKVEMFIYTTVENAAEEHARLLAWEEEMLAKVELPYRVIDTAAGDLGMSAARKFDCEAWVPTQNAYRELTSTSNCTTFQARRLNVRERVTGEEKKGTRAVATLNGTLATTRWIVAILEHHQNADGSVTVPAALRPYLGGLEVLPVLS, encoded by the coding sequence GTGATCGATGTAAATGAACTCCGCGCCAATCCTGAGATTTTCCGAGCCTCGCAGCGTGCCCGGGGAGCCGATGATTCCCTGATTGATGCAGTCATTTCCGCAGACTCCGCCCGCCGCGAAGCCATTACCCGCTACGAATCGCTGCGCGCCGAGCAGAACGCCTTTGGCAAGAAGGTTGCCCAGGCCAAGGGCGAGGAAAAGCAGGCCCTGCTGGCCGAGGTGAAGGAACTCGCCGCGTCGGTCAAGGCCGCCCAGGCCGAGTCGGACGCCGCCCAAACGGAGCAGGAGTCGCTGCTGCGGCGCATCCCTAACCTCATCGAGGACGGCGTTCCCGCCGGCGGCGAGGACGATTTCGAGGTCATCAAGACCGTCGGCAAGCCGCGTGATTTCGGCCCGGACGGGTTCGAGCCCAGGGACCACCTGGAGATCGGCGAGCTGCTCGGCGCAATCGACATGGAGCGCGGCGCGAAGGTCTCCGGCGCGCGGTTCTACTTCCTCAAGGGCGTCGGCGCCCGGCTGGAGCTCGCGCTGCTGAACATGGCCATGGACCAAGCCATTGCGGCGGGCTTCACCCCGATGATTACCCCCACGCTGGTCCGCCCGGAGACTATGCAGGGCACCGGGTTCGACGTGGCGCATGACGACGAAATCTACCGTTTGGCCGATGACGACCTGTACCTGGTGGGCACCTCCGAGGTGCCGCTGGCGGGGTACCACGGCGACGAAATCCTGGACCTGGCCGGCGGCCCGCTGCGCTACGCGGGCTGGTCCTCCTGCTACCGCCGTGAAGCGGGTTCGCACGGCAAGGATACGCGCGGGATTATCCGAGTCCACCAGTTCAACAAGGTGGAAATGTTCATCTACACCACGGTCGAGAACGCCGCAGAGGAGCACGCCCGGCTGCTGGCCTGGGAAGAGGAGATGCTCGCCAAGGTGGAACTGCCCTACCGGGTGATCGACACCGCCGCCGGTGACCTCGGCATGAGCGCCGCCCGCAAGTTCGACTGCGAAGCCTGGGTGCCCACGCAGAATGCCTACCGGGAGCTGACTTCCACGTCCAACTGCACAACCTTCCAAGCCCGTCGCCTGAATGTGCGTGAACGCGTCACCGGCGAGGAAAAGAAGGGCACCCGTGCCGTGGCCACCCTGAACGGCACGCTCGCCACCACGCGTTGGATTGTGGCCATTCTCGAGCACCACCAGAATGCCGATGGATCGGTTACCGTGCCCGCGGCGCTGCGTCCATACCTGGGCGGCCTCGAGGTTCTGCCCGTACTCAGCTAG
- a CDS encoding amidase, producing MSDLHELSALQQRDAVRRGEVGSRELTEHYLTRIEALNPELGAFITVTAEQALAAAREADERQARGQELPRLHGLPLAFKDLTDVAGVHTTHGSSAVDHVPAPANHTLVDVLQSAGAISLGKTQVPEFGLTSYSENRIARPARNPLDPATSPGGSSGGSAAAVAAGMLPFAPGSDGGGSIRIPAAATGLVGLKPGRARVPAGSSGEDAGRLVVAGPLARTAADAGLLLDAMVDEPLARAAFGTEPGFLRAALRAEGRFRIGASTLSPFAASYPLWLEPEAQAAFDQGIRLLAGLGHDVLDADFRYDNRYPDAFTTVWTSSLAQLRMPASREPQLMPLTRAFRRRALKKSPAELAAALGILARFQEDTMAQFGAYDLVLTPALAMTPRPVGWYTATSAEVDYMRQCQYSPYTSMINVCGLPAIAVPVLTTPRGHSMGVQLVGKPGSEAVLLAVAAQLENVR from the coding sequence ATGAGCGATCTGCACGAACTCTCGGCACTGCAGCAGCGGGACGCCGTCCGCCGCGGGGAAGTCGGCTCGCGGGAGCTCACCGAGCACTACCTGACCCGGATTGAGGCGCTGAACCCCGAGCTGGGCGCGTTCATCACCGTCACCGCGGAGCAGGCCCTTGCCGCCGCCCGCGAGGCAGACGAGCGCCAGGCCCGCGGCCAGGAGCTGCCCCGGTTGCACGGGCTGCCGCTGGCCTTCAAGGACCTGACCGATGTGGCCGGCGTGCACACCACCCATGGCAGTTCCGCCGTTGACCATGTCCCCGCGCCGGCTAACCACACGCTGGTGGACGTCCTGCAGAGCGCCGGTGCCATCAGCCTGGGCAAGACCCAGGTGCCCGAATTCGGGCTGACCTCCTACAGCGAGAACCGGATTGCCCGGCCCGCGCGCAACCCGCTGGATCCGGCCACCAGCCCCGGCGGCTCCTCGGGCGGAAGTGCGGCGGCCGTTGCGGCGGGAATGCTGCCGTTCGCGCCGGGTTCCGACGGCGGCGGCTCCATCCGGATCCCTGCCGCGGCCACCGGATTGGTCGGGCTGAAACCGGGGCGGGCCCGGGTGCCGGCCGGTTCCTCCGGAGAGGATGCCGGGCGGCTGGTGGTCGCAGGTCCGCTGGCCCGGACCGCCGCGGACGCCGGCCTGCTGCTGGACGCGATGGTGGACGAGCCGCTCGCCCGCGCGGCCTTCGGGACGGAGCCCGGTTTCCTCCGTGCCGCGCTGCGGGCCGAAGGCAGGTTCCGGATCGGTGCCAGCACGCTTTCGCCGTTTGCCGCCAGCTACCCGCTCTGGCTCGAGCCCGAGGCCCAGGCCGCGTTCGACCAGGGCATCCGGCTGCTCGCCGGCCTTGGCCACGATGTGCTGGACGCGGACTTCCGTTACGACAACCGCTATCCGGACGCCTTCACCACCGTGTGGACCTCCTCGCTGGCCCAGCTACGGATGCCGGCCAGCCGCGAACCGCAGCTGATGCCGCTCACCCGGGCCTTCCGCCGTCGTGCTTTGAAAAAATCTCCGGCAGAGCTGGCAGCGGCGCTGGGGATTCTGGCACGGTTCCAGGAAGACACGATGGCGCAGTTCGGGGCCTACGACCTGGTGCTCACGCCGGCACTGGCCATGACGCCGCGCCCGGTCGGCTGGTACACCGCCACCAGCGCCGAGGTGGACTACATGCGCCAATGCCAGTACTCGCCCTACACTTCCATGATCAACGTGTGCGGGCTGCCGGCCATCGCCGTACCCGTGCTGACCACCCCGCGGGGGCATTCGATGGGCGTCCAGCTGGTGGGAAAACCCGGTTCGGAAGCCGTCCTGCTGGCGGTCGCCGCGCAGCTCGAAAACGTGCGCTGA
- a CDS encoding rhodanese-like domain-containing protein → MSDLENVDVDSIGADAKVLDVREDYEWEAGHIDGALHIPLDQLPERLDELDPDEDLHVICRTGGRSYRAAAWLVGNGYSAVNVDGGMGAWLEAGKPMVSDNGQEPTVK, encoded by the coding sequence ATGAGCGACTTGGAAAACGTGGATGTGGACAGCATCGGCGCCGACGCCAAAGTACTGGACGTGCGCGAGGATTACGAGTGGGAGGCGGGCCATATCGACGGCGCCCTGCACATTCCGCTGGATCAGTTGCCCGAGCGGCTCGACGAACTGGATCCCGACGAGGACCTCCATGTGATCTGCCGGACGGGTGGGCGCTCCTACCGCGCCGCTGCGTGGCTGGTGGGCAACGGCTACTCGGCGGTTAATGTCGACGGCGGCATGGGTGCCTGGCTCGAGGCCGGCAAGCCGATGGTCTCCGACAACGGGCAGGAGCCGACGGTCAAGTAA